One window from the genome of Kineosporia corallincola encodes:
- a CDS encoding dynamin family protein — translation MRLAVAGQVKRGKSTLLNALLGRRVTAVGQLETTYSVTEIYHSDRPVIRVRYRDGRAPVEYDGADLARFTVRPEEGDDRLAGVRAVEYGCPAELLRSFRLVDTPGLASPFGTDSANTAQYLGISPDDPAVAVLAGELAATGTDGARMHEESVAELERADAVLYLFSRALHERDQAAVSDFLGPGRAGGAVMTPLRAFGVLSRCDQYWPPARDLPGRPDPLTYDPMEVGRRIATRYLERPEVASAFYTVVPVAGLLGLGACLMDDEHLTWLRDLAALTPTVLTRRLRDAALFGTEPQLPGVTLPPGHRRELADLLGVWGIHLACGYLREGLDPEQVRRNLLHDSGIGPLRTLVTRHFGNRAGVIKRDHALRDLEAEVARVRLRSQRAHEPPPAPVAGIADLLDRFRHDDHELQELAVLAAHYRGELHLSASETTEILRLTGEFGTSAFARLGLPEPGDVGALAGAARARVPHWARRELDPMLGPADEFATRVVRHGYERLERRSALAADLLGLAPTTHRPEDDR, via the coding sequence ATGCGGCTGGCCGTCGCCGGTCAGGTCAAACGCGGTAAATCCACGTTGCTGAATGCGCTGCTGGGCCGTCGGGTGACAGCTGTCGGGCAACTTGAGACGACCTATTCGGTCACCGAGATCTACCACTCGGACCGGCCGGTTATTCGGGTCAGATATCGCGACGGCCGGGCTCCCGTGGAATATGACGGCGCCGATCTGGCCCGTTTCACCGTGCGTCCGGAGGAGGGCGACGACCGCCTGGCAGGCGTGCGCGCGGTGGAGTACGGCTGCCCGGCGGAACTGCTGAGATCGTTCCGCCTGGTCGACACTCCCGGCCTGGCGAGCCCGTTCGGCACGGACTCCGCCAACACCGCGCAGTACCTGGGCATCTCGCCCGACGACCCGGCGGTCGCGGTCCTGGCCGGCGAACTCGCCGCGACCGGCACCGACGGTGCCCGGATGCACGAGGAGAGCGTCGCCGAGCTGGAGCGGGCCGACGCCGTGCTCTACCTGTTCAGCCGGGCCCTGCACGAGCGTGACCAGGCCGCGGTGAGCGACTTCCTCGGCCCCGGCCGGGCGGGCGGTGCGGTGATGACGCCCCTGCGGGCCTTCGGCGTGCTCAGCCGGTGCGACCAGTACTGGCCTCCGGCAAGGGATCTGCCGGGCAGGCCGGACCCGCTGACCTACGACCCGATGGAGGTGGGCCGCCGGATCGCCACCCGCTACCTGGAGCGCCCGGAGGTCGCCTCGGCCTTCTACACCGTGGTCCCGGTGGCCGGTCTGCTCGGCCTGGGTGCCTGCCTGATGGACGACGAGCATCTCACCTGGCTCCGCGACCTGGCCGCCCTCACGCCCACGGTTCTGACCCGCAGGCTCCGCGACGCCGCCCTGTTCGGCACCGAGCCGCAGCTGCCGGGCGTCACCCTGCCGCCCGGGCACCGCCGGGAGCTCGCCGACCTGCTCGGCGTCTGGGGCATCCACCTGGCCTGCGGCTATCTGCGGGAGGGGCTGGACCCGGAACAGGTTCGCCGAAATCTGCTGCACGACAGCGGGATCGGCCCGTTACGCACGCTCGTCACCCGGCACTTCGGCAACCGGGCCGGGGTGATCAAACGCGACCACGCGCTGCGCGACCTGGAGGCCGAGGTGGCCCGCGTACGGCTGCGCTCTCAGCGGGCGCACGAACCGCCGCCCGCGCCGGTGGCCGGGATCGCCGACCTCCTCGACCGGTTCCGCCACGACGACCACGAACTCCAGGAGCTGGCCGTGCTCGCCGCGCACTACCGCGGCGAACTCCACCTCTCCGCCTCCGAGACCACCGAGATCCTGCGTCTGACCGGGGAATTCGGCACGTCGGCGTTCGCCCGGCTGGGTCTGCCCGAGCCCGGCGACGTGGGCGCCCTGGCCGGCGCCGCCCGGGCCCGGGTCCCGCACTGGGCCCGCCGCGAACTCGACCCGATGCTCGGCCCGGCTGACGAGTTCGCCACCCGCGTCGTGCGTCACGGCTACGAACGACTGGAGCGGCGCAGCGCGCTCGCCGCCGACCTTCTGGGGCTCGCACCCACCACCCACCGACCCGAGGACGACCGATGA
- a CDS encoding dynamin family protein, whose translation MNEIEQLRTTVLATFTDVLDGVADDVSATRRDLALAVRDRLEQGRCCVVVCGEFRRGKSSLLNALVGRPGLFPVDVDVTTSVVVTLTAGEPEQATVHFSGTGPDGAVPDPLTTSLDRIADFVTEQGNPENRRQVERVEMVAAIDPPTPGTVLVDTPGVGSLNPAHSTATRGFLANADLVLFVGSAVEPLATVELEFLRLAVERCPLVVTAVTMIDRVPDPGPVVEEARRRIAGLTGLPQDEIVVLPLSSARRQDAQEEQDELLDRRSGFPALEALLRDGLAATVGVQQIQVALDALEELLDEAAAPVENELTLLRDGTRLGELDRELKQARAHALGLRARRSAWTRAVREEIETGSREARRRLEDDFYRIRVGFEASLESDDVLRDPPALVARVSGEMLDAAQQGNQELLNVVTQVAQKYAADFEVPLTTTATALVVPTELRTRTSRTEGQGFRRFRSTWSGGLAGGGLGATTGVVIGSFVPLIGPIIGGIVGGLIGKGWGWLSGSRSARQDAEERARRERVADLRSQVVLMIETGRRRATDALRDQMTDLIREVVRALEAQIEASHASVEESIRRLSADRERTAEERRHRLPEVEAAHQRLTATRRHLTGLRRAADRLEAGAPIRALAARQERGA comes from the coding sequence ATGAACGAGATCGAGCAGCTGCGCACCACCGTCCTGGCCACCTTCACCGACGTCCTGGACGGGGTGGCCGACGACGTCTCGGCCACCCGCCGCGACCTGGCCCTGGCGGTCCGGGACCGGCTGGAACAGGGCCGCTGTTGCGTGGTCGTCTGCGGCGAGTTCCGCCGGGGCAAGTCGAGCCTGCTGAACGCGCTGGTGGGCCGCCCCGGCCTGTTCCCCGTCGACGTCGACGTGACCACCTCCGTCGTGGTCACCCTGACCGCCGGCGAACCCGAGCAGGCGACGGTCCACTTCTCCGGGACCGGGCCGGACGGCGCCGTGCCGGACCCGCTCACGACGTCCCTGGACCGGATCGCCGACTTCGTCACCGAACAGGGCAACCCGGAGAACCGCAGGCAGGTGGAGCGGGTGGAGATGGTCGCGGCGATCGACCCGCCGACCCCGGGCACCGTGCTGGTCGACACCCCCGGCGTGGGCAGCCTGAACCCGGCCCACTCCACCGCCACCCGGGGTTTCCTGGCCAACGCCGACCTGGTGCTGTTCGTCGGCTCCGCGGTCGAGCCGCTGGCCACGGTCGAACTCGAGTTCCTGCGCCTGGCCGTCGAGCGCTGCCCCCTCGTCGTCACCGCCGTCACCATGATCGACCGGGTGCCCGACCCGGGGCCGGTGGTGGAGGAGGCGCGGCGGCGGATCGCCGGGCTCACCGGGCTGCCCCAGGACGAGATCGTCGTGCTGCCGCTGTCCTCGGCCCGGCGTCAGGACGCCCAGGAGGAGCAGGACGAGCTGCTCGACCGGCGCTCCGGCTTCCCGGCGCTGGAGGCGCTGCTGCGCGACGGCCTGGCCGCGACGGTCGGCGTGCAGCAGATCCAGGTCGCGCTGGACGCGCTGGAGGAGCTCCTCGACGAGGCCGCCGCCCCGGTCGAGAACGAGCTGACCCTGCTGCGCGACGGCACCCGGCTGGGCGAGCTCGACCGCGAGCTGAAGCAGGCCCGGGCGCACGCCCTGGGCCTGCGCGCCCGCCGTTCCGCCTGGACCCGCGCCGTGCGCGAGGAGATCGAGACCGGGAGCCGGGAGGCCCGGCGCCGGCTGGAGGACGACTTCTACCGCATCCGCGTCGGTTTCGAGGCCTCGCTGGAGTCCGACGACGTGCTGCGCGACCCGCCGGCCCTGGTCGCCCGGGTCAGCGGCGAGATGCTCGACGCCGCCCAGCAGGGCAACCAGGAACTGCTGAACGTGGTGACCCAGGTGGCGCAGAAGTACGCGGCCGACTTCGAGGTCCCCCTCACCACCACCGCCACCGCACTCGTCGTCCCCACCGAACTGCGCACCCGCACGTCCCGCACCGAGGGCCAGGGATTCCGCCGGTTCCGCTCCACCTGGAGCGGCGGCCTGGCCGGCGGGGGACTGGGAGCCACGACCGGAGTGGTCATCGGCTCCTTCGTCCCCCTGATCGGGCCCATCATCGGCGGCATCGTGGGAGGGCTCATCGGCAAGGGCTGGGGCTGGCTCAGCGGCTCCCGCAGCGCCCGCCAGGACGCCGAGGAACGCGCCCGCCGGGAACGGGTCGCCGACCTGCGCTCCCAGGTCGTCCTGATGATCGAGACCGGTCGCCGCCGGGCCACCGACGCCCTGCGCGACCAGATGACCGACCTGATCCGCGAGGTGGTTCGCGCCCTGGAGGCACAGATCGAGGCCTCCCACGCGTCCGTCGAGGAGTCGATCCGGCGGCTGTCGGCCGACCGGGAGCGCACCGCCGAGGAACGCCGCCACCGGCTGCCCGAGGTGGAGGCGGCCCACCAGCGCCTCACCGCCACCCGCCGTCACCTCACCGGGCTGCGCCGCGCCGCGGACCGGCTGGAGGCGGGCGCCCCGATCCGTGCGCTCGCGGCACGCCAGGAGCGCGGCGCGTGA
- a CDS encoding Hsp70 family protein: MSHVYGIDAGTTSSAIAVGLDDGTVLRVKDPGSAHGSVSSASSACVLRNGTVAVGAAAEAVRIARAEHYWSEFKREFATPVTRMLGGRHRSAADLTTELLAFLRREAGRRVPGEPEAVVVTVPVSWERGRRELMTSVLAASGFTAGRIELRDEPVAAAAHVLGRNPDVGPTLVYDLGGGTFDCAVVRPSPGGIEVLGRPGGLPDVGGSGFDRLLLRHVATVFPREWEKLTAQADSDATLLRGRRRLLDACRTVKVQLSVVDTHEEYLPDLGPDVVLEMTRRQLDDLLRPALAATLAECERMLGELALTWGDIDRILPVGGSTRLPAVNDLLRLGTGRPILPVGDPDLATVHGAVDLARGLIEPPAPQPVPEPEPEPDPEPAPLARRPSVYRPEASPFD; this comes from the coding sequence GTGAGCCACGTCTACGGAATCGACGCCGGCACCACCAGCTCGGCGATCGCCGTCGGGCTGGACGACGGAACCGTGCTCCGGGTGAAGGATCCCGGCTCGGCCCACGGCTCGGTGTCGAGCGCCAGCTCGGCCTGCGTGCTGAGGAACGGCACCGTCGCGGTGGGCGCCGCCGCCGAGGCCGTCCGGATCGCCCGCGCCGAGCACTACTGGTCGGAGTTCAAGCGCGAGTTCGCCACCCCCGTCACCCGGATGCTCGGCGGCCGGCACCGCAGCGCCGCCGACCTGACCACCGAGCTGCTCGCGTTCCTGCGCCGCGAGGCGGGCCGCCGGGTGCCCGGAGAACCGGAGGCCGTCGTCGTCACCGTGCCGGTCAGCTGGGAACGGGGCCGCCGTGAGCTGATGACCTCGGTTTTGGCCGCGAGCGGGTTCACGGCCGGGCGGATCGAGCTGCGTGACGAGCCGGTCGCGGCCGCCGCGCACGTCCTGGGCAGGAACCCGGACGTCGGCCCCACCCTGGTGTACGACCTCGGCGGGGGGACGTTCGACTGCGCCGTGGTGCGCCCCTCGCCCGGGGGCATCGAGGTGCTCGGCCGTCCCGGCGGCCTGCCCGACGTCGGCGGCTCCGGCTTCGACCGGCTGCTGCTGCGCCACGTCGCCACCGTGTTCCCGCGCGAGTGGGAGAAGCTCACCGCCCAGGCGGACTCGGACGCGACGCTGCTGCGCGGGCGCCGTCGTCTGCTCGACGCCTGCCGCACCGTGAAGGTCCAGCTCTCGGTCGTCGACACGCACGAGGAGTACCTGCCCGACCTCGGCCCCGACGTGGTCCTGGAGATGACCCGGCGGCAGCTCGACGACCTGCTGCGGCCCGCACTCGCGGCCACGCTCGCCGAGTGCGAGCGGATGCTCGGCGAACTCGCGCTCACCTGGGGCGACATCGACCGGATCCTGCCCGTCGGCGGCTCCACCCGGCTGCCCGCGGTGAACGATCTGCTGCGGCTCGGGACCGGGCGGCCGATTCTGCCCGTCGGCGACCCGGACCTGGCCACCGTGCACGGCGCCGTCGACCTGGCACGTGGCCTGATCGAACCGCCCGCACCGCAACCCGTTCCAGAACCCGAGCCCGAACCTGATCCCGAACCGGCCCCCCTGGCGCGCCGGCCGTCCGTCTATCGGCCAGAGGCAAGCCCTTTCGACTGA
- a CDS encoding TRAFAC clade GTPase domain-containing protein gives MRIAMLGHSNSGKTTYVSSMYAALQRGPSGFRLASESGRHHEELLRAASTIRAGGYPPPSSQRSEYAFQLWRRQQSVLDFTWHDYRGGALFERAGDSPETLQLMENLAGADGIVVFVDAHHLATSRHSASQARRLTALSQRAVESRHDVIPVVIVYTKADLVTTDEQWRAAGAPLAALEKAVLESPNIAGMVTRVSCRTGQNVTTPVLWLVSCGLARHVEQLENNARSSTRAAEAARERITLSDSVGSFFRNERSWAQIADGHARDAAQYRSQFRSLRGTSRKLSRAAARAL, from the coding sequence ATGAGAATAGCGATGCTGGGGCACAGCAATTCCGGCAAGACCACCTACGTGTCCAGCATGTACGCCGCGCTCCAGCGCGGTCCCAGCGGTTTCCGGCTGGCCTCGGAGTCCGGGCGGCATCACGAGGAACTGCTGCGGGCCGCCTCCACGATCCGGGCCGGGGGTTACCCGCCACCGTCGTCCCAGCGCAGTGAGTACGCCTTCCAGCTCTGGCGCCGGCAGCAGTCGGTGCTGGACTTCACCTGGCACGACTACCGCGGCGGCGCGCTGTTCGAGCGGGCCGGCGACTCACCCGAAACCCTCCAGCTGATGGAGAATCTCGCCGGCGCCGACGGCATCGTGGTCTTCGTCGACGCCCATCACCTCGCGACGTCACGACATTCGGCCTCGCAGGCGCGGCGCCTGACGGCGCTGAGCCAGCGGGCGGTCGAGAGCCGTCACGACGTCATCCCCGTCGTGATCGTCTACACCAAGGCCGATCTCGTCACCACCGACGAGCAGTGGCGCGCGGCGGGCGCGCCGCTGGCCGCGCTGGAGAAGGCGGTGCTCGAGTCGCCCAACATCGCCGGGATGGTGACCCGGGTGAGCTGCCGCACCGGGCAGAACGTGACGACGCCGGTGCTCTGGCTGGTCTCCTGCGGTCTGGCCCGGCACGTGGAGCAGCTGGAGAACAACGCCAGGTCCAGCACCCGGGCGGCCGAGGCGGCCCGGGAGCGGATCACGCTGAGCGACAGCGTCGGGTCGTTCTTCCGCAACGAGCGCAGCTGGGCCCAGATCGCCGACGGCCACGCCCGCGACGCCGCGCAGTACCGCTCGCAGTTCCGTTCCCTGCGAGGCACTTCCAGGAAACTCAGCCGGGCAGCCGCCCGCGCCCTCTGA
- a CDS encoding deaminase, which translates to MTQSGDRYWLEAAVEVSRRSPPSPTHYAVGAAVVSAGGALLADGFTGETDPAYHAEEAALAKLTGGQDLPGATIYTSMEPCTVRRSRPVPCTQLILDAGIGRVVLALREPSLFADCVGVQTLTAAGVEVVELPELAGRVREINAHLL; encoded by the coding sequence ATGACGCAGTCCGGCGACCGGTACTGGCTGGAGGCCGCCGTCGAGGTGTCCCGTCGCTCGCCGCCGTCTCCCACGCACTACGCCGTCGGCGCCGCCGTCGTGTCGGCCGGCGGGGCACTGCTGGCGGACGGCTTCACCGGCGAGACCGATCCGGCCTACCACGCGGAGGAGGCGGCCCTCGCCAAATTGACCGGCGGCCAGGATCTCCCGGGTGCCACGATCTACACCTCGATGGAGCCGTGCACCGTCCGGCGCTCGCGCCCGGTCCCCTGCACCCAGCTGATTCTGGACGCCGGGATCGGCCGGGTCGTGCTGGCGCTGCGGGAGCCCTCGCTGTTCGCCGACTGCGTGGGCGTCCAGACCCTGACCGCGGCGGGGGTCGAGGTCGTCGAGCTGCCCGAGCTGGCCGGGCGGGTGCGGGAGATCAACGCGCACCTGCTGTGA
- a CDS encoding RibD family protein, with the protein MTRIPTQAQGNRTAAGNGGHERPFVLLSCAASIDGYIDDASPQRLLLSNAADFERVDEERAGVDAILVGLSTIRHDNPRLQVRSAQARTARRSRGLPSTPLRVTVTGSGDLDPAARFFDPVDGDDEAGRPVVYAATPAVGRARERVGPVATVVDAGDPLDLAGVLADLAGRGVRRLMVEGGSAMHTQFLAAGLADELQLVVAPVFVGDSRAPRFVGDARFPWSGDHRAQLAGATPIGDVVLLRYTLSDRRSPV; encoded by the coding sequence ATGACGCGCATACCGACTCAGGCACAAGGGAACCGGACGGCCGCCGGGAACGGCGGCCACGAGCGTCCATTCGTGCTTCTCAGCTGTGCCGCGTCGATCGACGGGTACATCGACGACGCGAGCCCGCAGCGCCTGCTGCTGTCCAACGCCGCCGACTTCGAGCGGGTGGACGAGGAACGGGCGGGCGTGGACGCGATCCTGGTCGGCCTGTCCACGATCCGCCACGACAACCCGCGGCTCCAGGTGCGCTCGGCCCAGGCCCGTACCGCCCGGCGCAGCCGCGGGCTGCCCTCCACCCCGCTGCGGGTCACCGTCACCGGCAGCGGCGACCTCGATCCGGCCGCGCGGTTCTTCGACCCCGTGGACGGTGACGACGAGGCGGGACGCCCGGTGGTGTACGCCGCCACCCCGGCCGTGGGCCGGGCCCGGGAACGGGTCGGCCCGGTGGCCACGGTGGTGGACGCCGGCGACCCGCTCGACCTGGCCGGGGTGCTGGCCGACCTGGCCGGGCGGGGCGTGCGCCGCCTGATGGTGGAGGGCGGCTCGGCGATGCACACCCAGTTCCTCGCCGCCGGGCTGGCCGACGAACTGCAACTCGTCGTCGCACCGGTGTTCGTCGGTGACTCCCGGGCGCCCCGGTTCGTGGGCGACGCCCGGTTCCCGTGGTCCGGCGACCACCGCGCCCAGCTGGCCGGCGCCACCCCGATCGGTGACGTCGTCCTGCTCCGATACACCCTGAGCGACAGGAGATCCCCGGTATGA
- a CDS encoding GTP cyclohydrolase II — MTTLTTAGADEPGTPGTPAAGVRTQVTVPLAFPDSYRTTAEVFTFTGLADGLEHLALGLGDWRARLTDGGDAPLVRPHSECLTGDVFGSQRCDCGPQLREAAQAITEAGGFLLYLRQEGRGIGLYAKLDAYALQDTGLDTYEANRALGRGEDERDYTAAAQMLRALGAGRIRLLSNNPDKALQLESLGVQVTERVPTGVHLSDANARYLRAKVTHTHHTIALPLAV, encoded by the coding sequence ATGACGACACTGACGACGGCCGGGGCCGACGAACCGGGCACCCCGGGCACCCCGGCGGCAGGGGTACGCACGCAGGTCACGGTGCCGCTGGCGTTCCCCGACAGCTACCGCACCACGGCCGAGGTGTTCACCTTCACCGGCCTGGCCGACGGTCTGGAGCACCTGGCGCTGGGGCTCGGCGACTGGCGCGCCCGGCTCACCGACGGGGGCGACGCACCGCTCGTGCGCCCGCACAGCGAGTGCCTCACCGGAGACGTCTTCGGCTCCCAGCGCTGCGACTGCGGTCCGCAGCTGCGCGAGGCCGCGCAGGCGATCACCGAGGCCGGCGGCTTCCTGCTGTACCTGCGGCAGGAGGGTCGCGGCATCGGGCTGTACGCCAAGCTCGACGCCTACGCGCTGCAAGACACCGGCCTGGACACCTACGAGGCCAACCGGGCGCTCGGCCGGGGCGAGGACGAGCGGGACTACACCGCCGCCGCGCAGATGCTGCGCGCCCTGGGCGCCGGCCGGATCCGGCTGCTGAGCAACAACCCGGACAAGGCCCTCCAGCTGGAGTCGCTGGGAGTGCAGGTGACCGAGCGGGTCCCGACCGGCGTCCACCTGTCGGACGCCAACGCGCGCTACCTGCGGGCGAAGGTCACCCACACCCACCACACCATCGCCCTGCCGCTGGCCGTCTGA
- a CDS encoding helix-turn-helix domain-containing protein, whose translation MSERLAAHRDRRAGPVLTSGTRDFDAFAGHWDSVMGEDYRLARFTSATVAGFRGAFPIARVHDVAISSITDAPAFTTARAPEASADKARLWIVRKGAWTLRDRRGRTRTVRAGQFLLHHGPLAGFESEPHSASLHLTVPAGSLGLPVLAGPAATAEIRLVAAHAEMIRRTGAGLGAAGVRAARDTLLELIRSVPGGRFDDAEPLLEPALVTAAKQLAETRLADPGLSPAMLARELSVSVRTLQRAFAGTGEGVAAYLREQRLERARHEMHSGRLSLAQIAARWQFADGSHLTRVFKQRYGYAPGRSRSVTGGSPVTDPVSSPVSSPVSSLGQ comes from the coding sequence ATGAGTGAACGACTTGCTGCTCATCGCGATCGCCGCGCCGGTCCGGTGCTGACGAGCGGGACGCGGGACTTCGACGCCTTCGCCGGCCACTGGGACTCGGTGATGGGCGAGGACTACCGGCTGGCCCGGTTCACCTCCGCCACCGTCGCCGGCTTCCGCGGCGCCTTCCCGATCGCCCGGGTGCACGACGTCGCGATCAGTTCCATCACCGACGCGCCGGCCTTCACCACCGCGCGGGCCCCCGAGGCGAGCGCCGACAAGGCGCGCCTGTGGATCGTCCGCAAGGGCGCCTGGACGCTGCGTGACCGGCGGGGCCGCACCCGCACGGTGCGGGCCGGGCAGTTCCTGCTGCACCACGGCCCGCTGGCGGGATTCGAGTCCGAGCCGCACAGCGCGTCCCTGCACCTGACGGTGCCCGCCGGCTCACTCGGCCTCCCGGTGCTGGCCGGCCCGGCCGCCACCGCCGAGATCCGGCTGGTGGCAGCGCATGCCGAGATGATCCGCCGGACGGGCGCGGGCCTGGGCGCCGCCGGGGTGCGCGCGGCGCGGGACACCCTGCTGGAGCTGATCCGGTCCGTGCCCGGCGGGCGTTTCGACGACGCGGAGCCCCTGCTGGAGCCCGCCCTGGTCACGGCGGCCAAGCAACTGGCGGAGACCCGGCTGGCCGATCCCGGTCTGTCACCCGCGATGCTGGCCCGGGAGCTCAGCGTCTCGGTGCGCACGCTCCAGCGTGCCTTCGCCGGCACCGGTGAGGGCGTGGCGGCGTATCTGCGCGAACAGCGGCTGGAGCGGGCCCGCCACGAGATGCACTCCGGCCGGCTGAGTCTGGCGCAGATCGCCGCCCGCTGGCAGTTCGCCGACGGCAGCCATCTGACGCGGGTGTTCAAGCAGCGCTACGGCTACGCGCCCGGCCGGTCACGATCGGTCACGGGCGGTTCGCCCGTGACCGACCCGGTGAGCAGCCCGGTGAGCAGCCCGGTGAGCAGCCTGGGTCAGTAG
- a CDS encoding glycoside hydrolase family 43 protein: MPLSRRALLTSGLATAAGLVTAGPALTASAATYAGFVMGYFTESPSKVADNYGLHLAVSSDGLEWTPLNQNNPVVTPTAGTGGLRDPYLLRKQDGTFVVLATDLTGTDFTQPNQYVHCWDSADLRSFTGYRRLRLHTMNTHTWAPEAFWDASRGQYGIIYSANANGRDAFYVNYTTDFVTVGASQLFFDPGFNVLDATTHVHNGVNYLYYKSFVDGKLYGARSSTLNPRSFDSGTYTAGVVNGGIEAPIVVKANDRNEWWLWGDSYSPNNGELYVWRSGNIGLDAWTPLTKAQYTQPLNAKHPTIAAITATEQSNLLSRWGAPTWNRIKSYNYPDQLIRHASYVGRIDPYPFDPYQDSQWRLVPGLADSSGISFQSVNIANHYLRHSDYSLVLAANDGTSLFAGDATFHRTAGLADSTWTSFRSHNVSTHYIRHSGFVLRIDALSSASAATDRQDATFRIGY, from the coding sequence ATGCCCCTGTCCCGACGTGCCCTTCTCACCTCCGGGCTGGCCACCGCCGCCGGCCTGGTGACGGCGGGCCCCGCCCTGACCGCCTCCGCGGCCACCTACGCCGGCTTCGTCATGGGCTACTTCACCGAGTCGCCCTCGAAAGTGGCCGACAACTACGGCCTTCACCTGGCCGTCAGCTCCGACGGGCTGGAATGGACGCCGCTGAACCAGAACAACCCCGTGGTCACCCCCACCGCCGGCACCGGCGGGCTGCGCGACCCCTACCTGCTGCGCAAGCAGGACGGCACGTTCGTGGTGCTGGCCACCGACCTGACCGGCACCGACTTCACCCAGCCCAACCAGTACGTCCACTGCTGGGACTCCGCCGACCTGCGCAGCTTCACCGGCTACCGGCGGCTGCGCCTGCACACGATGAACACCCACACCTGGGCGCCCGAGGCGTTCTGGGACGCCTCGCGCGGCCAGTACGGCATCATCTACTCGGCCAACGCGAACGGCCGCGACGCCTTCTACGTCAACTACACCACCGACTTCGTCACCGTCGGGGCGTCCCAGCTGTTCTTCGACCCCGGGTTCAACGTGCTCGACGCCACCACCCACGTCCACAACGGCGTGAACTACCTCTACTACAAGAGTTTCGTGGACGGGAAGCTCTACGGCGCCCGATCGTCCACCCTGAACCCGCGCAGCTTCGACAGCGGCACCTACACCGCGGGCGTCGTCAACGGCGGGATCGAGGCGCCGATCGTGGTGAAGGCCAACGACCGCAACGAGTGGTGGCTGTGGGGTGACTCCTACTCACCGAACAACGGCGAGCTGTACGTGTGGCGGTCGGGCAACATCGGCCTGGACGCCTGGACCCCGCTGACCAAGGCGCAGTACACCCAGCCGCTGAACGCGAAACATCCCACCATCGCGGCTATCACGGCGACCGAGCAGTCGAACCTGCTGAGCCGCTGGGGCGCCCCCACCTGGAACCGGATCAAGTCGTACAACTATCCCGACCAGCTGATCCGGCACGCCTCCTACGTCGGGCGCATCGACCCGTATCCCTTCGACCCCTACCAGGACTCGCAGTGGCGGCTGGTGCCCGGCCTCGCCGACTCCTCCGGCATCTCGTTCCAGTCGGTCAACATCGCGAACCACTACCTGCGGCACTCCGACTACAGCCTGGTGCTGGCCGCGAACGACGGCACCAGCCTGTTCGCGGGTGACGCGACGTTCCACCGCACGGCGGGCCTGGCCGACAGCACCTGGACGTCGTTCCGCTCGCACAACGTGTCCACGCACTACATCCGGCACTCCGGGTTCGTGCTCCGGATCGATGCCCTGAGCAGCGCTTCCGCGGCGACCGACCGGCAGGACGCGACCTTCCGGATCGGCTACTGA